One Balnearium lithotrophicum genomic window carries:
- a CDS encoding regulatory protein RecX, with the protein MEKKFKGALSYAISLLSKRDYSVKELLRKVKVKFPDLKEEELKLLEEELLENKFLDEKRAVVNYFLSKIERGWGKRKIKGNLLKLGFPEELIDEVFLTVPFDYSFIVQELGKRYELENRKERERAKRFLLQRGFSFQEIHEILRMIKERD; encoded by the coding sequence GTGGAGAAGAAATTTAAGGGAGCTCTCTCCTACGCTATCTCTCTCCTTTCGAAAAGGGACTATTCAGTTAAAGAACTACTAAGAAAAGTTAAGGTTAAGTTTCCAGATTTAAAAGAAGAAGAATTAAAACTTCTGGAAGAGGAGCTCTTAGAAAATAAATTCCTGGATGAAAAGAGAGCCGTTGTTAATTACTTTCTTTCAAAAATTGAAAGAGGCTGGGGGAAAAGGAAAATTAAAGGGAACCTGTTAAAGTTAGGGTTTCCTGAGGAGTTAATTGATGAAGTTTTTTTAACTGTTCCTTTTGACTACTCCTTTATTGTCCAAGAATTAGGAAAAAGATACGAATTGGAAAATAGGAAAGAGAGAGAAAGGGCAAAGAGATTTTTACTTCAAAGGGGATTCTCATTTCAAGAAATACATGAAATTCTAAGAATGATAAAGGAAAGAGATTAG